The following coding sequences are from one Triticum aestivum cultivar Chinese Spring chromosome 5A, IWGSC CS RefSeq v2.1, whole genome shotgun sequence window:
- the LOC123104415 gene encoding transcription factor 25, translated as MSGRLVRRVLQEREASPQDPAEDALVVVQEEEEEEEAGSPTRVAARNPFDLLDDDDDEPEEDKEDEVHTDQTASYTEQKQYVKKKPNGAVPETNKKSKKKKKKGKAEPPASAKSRDEKSLDSILEDLAIEKRPMQKSVHQNDRATGKEIQTIEMTAGTSSVLAIDPKHLKAENEMRRIFGSKVVDSLENQRNMPGTSRQVRGVRRAGLNPRRTLLVSPPGFWPAWDKSMSMDLVETKGSLKYFRYVYDPSVSHVQELFEAAKSANDLNAIAAILAKYPYHPDSLLTFADLFKYSGEHQSSADAVEKCLFALECAWHPLFNPLQGNYQLKYSHDLNKPFFTALFGHMKNLDRRGCHRSALEACKFLLSLDSDDPKGALFCIDYFALRSQQYKWLEQFAEEYQCDNSLWLFPNFSFSLAIARFYLERDAEDVSDHADKSTAVDLMKQALMLHPLVLSKIVDKAPLKDSSWTQILKNAFFGSAKPGSPSLEHVINIYVERHYIMWRFPELQNLLKEAALLVIESLKHDSREAQDWACVMKEAFSSEKNEYSHLLVSDFSDTTPSLPPEELRPFMVGPGMAHDMPPVEQEAGPERIHAPLEVVGRNAARVFLESLLPWVNYGDNRHGGNDQHDDD; from the exons ATGTCCGGCAGGCTGGTCCGGCGGGTCCTCCAGGAGAGGGAGGCCTCCCCGCAGGACCCCGCCGAGGACGCCCTCGTGGTGGtgcaggaggaagaggaggaggaggaggcgggctccCCTACCCGCGTCGCCGCCAGGAACCCCTTCGACCtcctcgacgacgacgacgacgagccaGAAGAGGACAAG GAAGATGAAGTGCATACTGATCAAACTGCGAGTTATACAGAACAGAAACAATATGTGAAAAAGAAGCCTAACGGCGCTGTTCCTGAAACAAACaagaaatcaaagaagaagaagaaaaagggcaaGGCGGAACCACCAGCCTCGGCGAAGTCGAGGGATGAGAAATCACTGGACTCAATTCTGGAAGATCTAGCTATTGAAAAGAGGCCCATGCAAAAAAGTGTTCATCAAAATGACAGAGCAACTGGGAAGGAGATTCAGACAATTGAAATGACTGCTGGGACATCCTCAGTTCTTGCAATTGATCCCAAACATCTCAAGGCTGAAAATGAGATGAGGCGCATTTTTGGATCAAAGGTAGTTGATTCACTTGAAAACCAGCGGAATATGCCTGGCACTTCAAGGCAAGTGCGTGGTGTTAGGCGTGCTGGCCTTAATCCTAGAAGAACCCTACTTGTATCTCCACCTGGCTTCTGGCCAGCATGGGATAAGTCAATGTCAATGGATCTTGTTGAGACaaagggaagtttgaaatatttcag GTACGTATATGATCCTTCTGTCAGCCATGTGCAGGAATTGTTTGAAGCTGCCAAGTCAGCCAATGACCTCAATGCCATTGCTGCTATATTAGCAAAATACCCCTACCATCCAGACTCGCTATTGACATTTGCTGATCTGTTCAAATATTCTGGAGAACATCAATCATCAGCAGACGCTGTTGAGAAGTGTCTATTTGCACTAGAGTGTGCTTGGCATCCACTATTTAATCCACTGCAGGGCAACTATCAGTTGAAATACAGCCATGACTTAAACAAGCCATTTTTTACAGCCCTTTTCGGTCACATGAAAAATCTGGATAGGCGTGGTTGTCACCGTTCAGCTTTAGAGGCCTGCAAGTTTCTTTTGTCATTGGATTCTGATGACCCAAAGGGTGCTCTGTTTTGCATTGATTACTTTGCTCTAAGATCGCAGCAGTACAAATGGTTGGAACAGTTTGCTGAAGAGTACCAGTGTGATAACTCCCTCTGGCTGTTTCCTAATTTCTCCTTTTCTCTAGCCATTGCACGGTTTTATCTTGAACGTGATGCTGAGGATGTTTCTGATCATGCTGACAAGTCAACAGCTGTTGATCTCATGAAGCAAGCATTGATGCTTCATCCTCTGGTGCTTTCTAAGATTGTTGACAAGGCTCCTTTGAAGGACTCTTCATGGACCCAAATACTCAAGAATGCGTTCTTTGGATCAGCAAAGCCAGGAAGCCCTTCACTTGAGCATGTGATTAACATATATGTTGAGCGTCATTATATCATGTGGAGGTTCCCGGAACTTCAGAACTTACTCAAAGAAGCTGCTCTTCTGGTGATTGAATCACTAAAGCACGACAGCAGAGAAGCCCAGGACTGGGCATGTGTTATGAAAGAGGCATTCTCTTCAGAAAAGAATGA GTACTCTCATCTGCTTGTTTCAGACTTCTCTGACACAACACCATCGCTCCCTCCTGAAGAACTGCGGCCATTTATGGTTGGTCCAGGAATGGCGCATGATATGCCGCCTGTTGAACAAGAAGCTGGGCCTGAGAGAATACATGCCCCTCTTGAAGTTGTTGGGCGCAACGCTGCGAGGGTCTTCCTGGAATCACTGCTCCCATGGGTCAACTACGGGGACAACCGTCACGGCGGAAATGATCAACACGATGATGATTGA